A genomic region of Rhodobium gokarnense contains the following coding sequences:
- the lysM gene encoding peptidoglycan-binding protein LysM, with the protein MGFFDFVKDAGKSLWGGDDEAEAAEAIEKEVKDLGLGGDVQIKVDGDTVKIAGMAPSQEIKEKIILAAGNVAGIGKVEEEIGTDEAADPAVFHTVAKGDTLWAIAEKHYGNGSKYTAIFEANRPMLSDPDKIYPGQVLRIPAL; encoded by the coding sequence CAAGGACGCGGGCAAGTCGCTCTGGGGCGGTGACGACGAGGCGGAGGCCGCCGAGGCGATCGAGAAGGAAGTCAAGGATCTCGGCCTTGGGGGCGACGTCCAGATCAAGGTCGACGGCGACACGGTGAAGATCGCCGGCATGGCGCCGAGCCAGGAGATCAAGGAAAAGATCATCCTCGCCGCCGGCAACGTCGCCGGCATCGGCAAGGTGGAAGAGGAGATCGGCACCGACGAGGCGGCCGACCCGGCCGTGTTCCATACCGTGGCCAAGGGCGACACGCTCTGGGCGATCGCCGAAAAGCACTATGGCAACGGCTCGAAATACACCGCGATCTTCGAGGCCAACCGGCCGATGCTGAGCGATCCGGACAAGATCTATCCCGGCCAGGTGCTGCGCATCCCGGCGCTCTGA